The following proteins come from a genomic window of Lachnoclostridium phytofermentans ISDg:
- a CDS encoding family 10 glycosylhydrolase produces MKHRVTALLLCLTMLLGIIGIHPVTVKASDPSFQLMIGTKDGEKKTIDFVNPVFTASGGAIQIKNSISLFSTGNKAYVSEGTIKTNVAVVVGSDMNVIQVINQSSNGAKPSFTESTDVMPPEGGFVLLAYDDSYANAGFKSFLATKFQAGDSVKLYNGDVEISLEEALNSYPVEIPDGGNNNNQTDFTYTLENLAVETAFDPNKGSTGETKAIDFVNPDFSGPVAVKNSISIFTYGNRPYVSAGSILTNVAVVVDKNMTVIQVINQSINGGKPSFSESTDVAVPAGGFILLACDDSYANAGYKSFLATKFKAGDAIKLKVNEKTVTVADILQLTGQNGNIKKHASLSIAQEGMQTITESSFTISGKVNNLEDSVTYSVRVDQINNGKVYPGVVGADGSYTVPVSVDPGANYFDITLIENGVDYSESTKSVILFQRVRTSENKPIILWIDQFASVKNLNTVEKIQKMMANAKRAGITALAFDVKGVEGYVSYKKATVSNTPYMTETKNPNKAVAMDIDFLEEMLAEAHANGIKLYASSNFFTEGNIATNDYAFDIRNTHPDWAEVFQTPEDKGELKSILNSSRNSTLLFVNPANEEVRAHELAIVKDVLENYAVDGIILDRARYDNQYADFSNLSKEQFMAYLQGKGKTLQNWPDDAFKIKADGSMVTGQHYLEWLSYRSTVIESFVSEVRTLIDQYKTSQNRNIDLAAYVGSWYESYYQNGVNWADSSFEYNERLGFPMEELYAKEFEYSKTSYVKHIDFIMTGCYYTTEALMQKYTTLNNILINNQVPLYASIDLTNLSEAPDQRMIFQAAYQHSEGSMIFDLCFVDWDKIRCAIADIEYKNSAVIGVYDPKTKNVLTVDNIDTARAEDKLTIYTDAYGTSTGTNQWGVEVVVDAKGNVIELKNQKQAADWNWATPEINDSTIPVGGFVLSTVDRSGSRTYRQLLANSFHVGDKVAAAILTGFVDYEEKVYTSATADIEVKVQTFGQDQNTVVKIGDKEAIAKEDNNYLAKLNLSNGVNLIPITVYVDGLNVLEKTISLTATLTPVTPTITPPVTGPSENGNGNGKDKTDDKNVVIDDKMLDNISINASNFKLYVGGTKDYERQLKVNLPNSIMKLEKEKKAIVEITYQSSNPKVAKVGNDGNITAVAVGKAVITTTVTVNDKTTTFETVVNVLKASIKIVYDESTIKVGTKVTAHCMASGYDISKIQWGTTKKKIAVVGKNTGNQKVNVSTQSAGKDVVIVYVMNGKEKVVLAEKDITIVK; encoded by the coding sequence ATGAAACATCGAGTTACTGCATTGCTTCTTTGTCTAACTATGTTATTAGGAATAATAGGTATCCATCCTGTAACAGTAAAGGCAAGTGATCCATCTTTCCAATTAATGATAGGAACAAAAGATGGAGAGAAGAAAACAATTGATTTTGTAAATCCTGTATTTACAGCAAGTGGAGGGGCCATACAAATTAAGAATTCTATATCGCTTTTTTCTACAGGGAACAAAGCATATGTTAGTGAGGGTACGATTAAGACTAATGTCGCTGTAGTTGTAGGTAGCGACATGAATGTTATTCAAGTCATTAATCAATCCAGTAATGGTGCAAAACCATCATTTACAGAATCTACTGATGTTATGCCACCGGAGGGAGGATTTGTTTTACTAGCTTACGATGACTCCTATGCGAATGCAGGGTTTAAGTCCTTTTTAGCAACAAAGTTCCAAGCTGGTGATAGTGTAAAGCTATACAATGGAGATGTTGAAATATCACTAGAGGAAGCACTCAACAGCTACCCTGTGGAAATTCCAGACGGTGGAAATAATAATAATCAAACAGATTTTACATATACCTTAGAAAACTTAGCAGTTGAGACTGCATTCGACCCTAACAAAGGAAGTACTGGTGAAACAAAAGCAATTGATTTTGTAAATCCTGACTTTTCAGGACCAGTAGCAGTTAAAAACTCAATATCCATATTTACCTATGGTAATCGTCCATATGTCAGCGCTGGATCTATACTAACCAATGTTGCAGTTGTAGTTGATAAAAATATGACTGTAATCCAGGTGATCAATCAATCGATCAATGGAGGAAAACCATCATTTTCAGAATCTACAGATGTTGCTGTACCAGCGGGTGGTTTTATTCTACTAGCATGCGATGACAGTTATGCAAACGCAGGATATAAGAGTTTTCTTGCTACTAAGTTTAAAGCTGGCGATGCTATAAAATTGAAAGTAAATGAAAAGACAGTAACTGTGGCGGACATTTTACAGTTAACCGGCCAAAATGGGAATATTAAGAAGCATGCTTCCTTATCGATTGCACAGGAAGGTATGCAAACCATTACAGAAAGTTCTTTCACAATCTCAGGTAAAGTTAATAACTTAGAAGATAGTGTAACTTATTCCGTAAGAGTAGATCAGATAAATAATGGGAAGGTATATCCAGGTGTAGTTGGGGCAGATGGATCTTACACTGTTCCAGTATCAGTAGATCCAGGAGCGAATTACTTTGATATAACATTAATTGAAAATGGAGTAGATTATTCTGAAAGTACAAAGAGTGTAATCCTATTCCAGAGAGTTAGAACATCAGAGAATAAACCTATTATTTTATGGATTGACCAGTTTGCGAGCGTTAAAAATTTAAATACTGTAGAAAAGATTCAAAAGATGATGGCAAATGCGAAAAGAGCTGGAATCACTGCATTAGCATTCGACGTAAAGGGAGTCGAAGGTTATGTCTCCTATAAAAAGGCAACCGTAAGCAATACACCATATATGACAGAAACCAAAAATCCAAACAAAGCAGTTGCTATGGATATTGATTTTCTTGAGGAGATGCTAGCAGAAGCACATGCAAATGGAATTAAGTTATATGCTAGTTCTAATTTCTTTACGGAAGGTAACATTGCAACAAATGATTATGCTTTTGATATTAGAAATACACATCCTGATTGGGCAGAAGTATTTCAGACTCCAGAAGATAAAGGAGAGTTAAAAAGCATTCTAAATTCCTCCAGAAACTCCACCTTACTTTTTGTAAATCCAGCGAATGAAGAAGTTAGGGCACATGAGTTGGCTATAGTAAAAGATGTACTTGAAAACTATGCTGTTGATGGTATCATCTTAGACCGTGCTAGATATGATAATCAGTATGCAGATTTTAGTAATTTGAGCAAAGAGCAATTTATGGCATACCTTCAGGGAAAAGGTAAAACATTGCAGAACTGGCCAGACGATGCGTTCAAGATTAAAGCAGATGGCTCTATGGTAACCGGACAGCATTATCTTGAATGGTTATCCTATCGTAGTACTGTGATTGAAAGCTTTGTTTCTGAAGTAAGAACCCTAATAGATCAATATAAAACATCTCAAAATCGAAACATAGATTTAGCAGCATATGTTGGATCATGGTATGAGTCATATTATCAAAATGGCGTTAACTGGGCAGATTCTTCTTTTGAATACAATGAACGCCTTGGTTTCCCTATGGAAGAACTATATGCGAAAGAGTTTGAATATTCTAAGACTAGTTATGTTAAACATATTGACTTTATTATGACAGGATGTTATTACACAACCGAAGCATTGATGCAAAAATATACAACATTAAATAACATCTTAATAAATAACCAAGTTCCATTATATGCTTCTATTGATTTAACGAATTTATCAGAAGCACCAGACCAGAGAATGATATTCCAAGCAGCGTATCAGCATAGCGAAGGATCAATGATCTTTGATTTGTGTTTTGTTGATTGGGATAAAATTCGATGCGCGATAGCAGATATTGAATATAAGAATTCAGCAGTGATTGGGGTTTACGATCCTAAGACTAAGAATGTTTTAACAGTTGATAACATTGATACTGCCAGAGCAGAAGATAAATTAACAATTTATACCGATGCCTATGGTACAAGTACAGGTACCAATCAATGGGGTGTAGAAGTTGTAGTAGATGCGAAAGGTAATGTAATAGAATTAAAAAACCAGAAACAAGCGGCAGACTGGAACTGGGCAACACCAGAAATTAATGATAGTACAATACCTGTAGGTGGATTTGTATTATCAACAGTTGATCGTTCTGGATCTCGTACTTATAGACAGCTTCTAGCAAATTCATTCCATGTCGGTGATAAAGTTGCAGCAGCCATCTTAACTGGATTCGTTGATTATGAAGAAAAAGTATATACTTCTGCAACAGCGGATATTGAAGTGAAGGTACAAACCTTTGGCCAAGATCAAAATACTGTTGTAAAGATTGGTGATAAAGAAGCAATCGCGAAAGAAGATAATAATTATTTAGCGAAGCTTAACTTAAGCAATGGTGTCAATTTGATACCAATTACCGTTTATGTGGATGGCCTTAATGTTTTAGAGAAAACTATATCACTTACAGCTACATTAACACCTGTAACACCAACGATAACTCCTCCAGTAACCGGGCCATCTGAAAATGGAAATGGAAATGGTAAAGATAAGACTGATGATAAGAATGTTGTTATAGATGACAAAATGCTTGATAATATTTCTATAAATGCTTCTAACTTTAAGCTTTATGTGGGTGGTACTAAAGACTATGAGCGTCAGCTTAAGGTTAATTTACCAAACTCTATCATGAAGCTTGAGAAAGAAAAAAAGGCAATTGTTGAAATTACTTATCAATCTTCAAATCCTAAGGTAGCTAAAGTAGGTAACGATGGAAATATTACAGCAGTAGCTGTTGGTAAAGCAGTAATTACTACCACCGTCACAGTGAATGATAAGACTACTACGTTCGAAACAGTTGTAAACGTTTTGAAAGCTTCCATTAAGATAGTATACGATGAAAGTACAATAAAAGTTGGTACAAAAGTGACTGCACATTGTATGGCAAGTGGCTATGATATTTCAAAAATACAGTGGGGAACTACGAAGAAAAAGATTGCTGTTGTTGGTAAGAATACCGGCAATCAAAAGGTAAATGTCTCCACACAGTCCGCTGGAAAAGATGTTGTTATTGTGTATGTCATGAATGGAAAAGAAAAAGTAGTATTAGCAGAGAAGGATATTACAATAGTGAAATAA
- a CDS encoding metallophosphoesterase — protein MFNIFIILIISIMLLAVAYLFIHFKNFSWIRCLTHPKWLPNLLSIALIILCLILTYSVSAVTIIVIIYLIYAFIICDILHLILRKALKSDALKKKWSQIYRSGILAFLITICLLILSYYKAIHVEITEYSLQTEKTLESDKLTIAMISDLHLGTTMNVKKLEEYCTQITEKNPDIILLLGDIFDESTDKEAMELACQAFGTLSSTYGTYYVFGNHDVSSYRPLVSLEKRDITDNLIKNNIIILDDESIMINHSFYLIGRSDKSFFKNSKRKTIFQLMEPLDTNKYMILLDHQPLELKTAASLGVDLQLSGHTHNGQIWPVGLIAKIFHVNELNYGNEKIDNYNAIVTSGIGCWGSPLRLGSKSEIVFIQVTNSKQSFQK, from the coding sequence ATGTTTAATATCTTTATTATACTAATTATTAGTATTATGCTACTTGCAGTGGCATATTTATTTATTCATTTTAAGAATTTTAGTTGGATTCGCTGTCTTACCCATCCAAAATGGCTTCCAAATTTATTATCCATAGCTTTAATAATTCTATGTTTAATTTTGACATATTCAGTATCTGCAGTTACTATAATTGTAATTATATATTTGATTTATGCTTTCATAATCTGTGATATTCTTCACTTGATTTTACGTAAAGCCCTAAAGTCGGATGCTCTTAAGAAAAAGTGGAGTCAGATTTATCGTAGTGGTATTCTTGCCTTTCTTATCACAATATGTTTACTTATCCTAAGTTATTACAAAGCCATTCATGTAGAGATTACGGAGTATTCATTACAGACCGAAAAAACATTAGAAAGTGATAAGTTAACGATAGCTATGATTTCTGATTTGCATTTGGGTACTACTATGAATGTAAAGAAATTAGAGGAATATTGTACCCAAATCACTGAAAAGAATCCCGATATTATTCTGCTACTTGGAGATATCTTCGATGAAAGTACAGATAAAGAAGCTATGGAACTAGCCTGCCAAGCTTTTGGTACGTTGTCAAGTACTTATGGTACCTATTATGTATTTGGAAATCATGATGTAAGTAGCTATCGGCCACTAGTTTCTTTGGAAAAAAGAGATATAACAGATAACCTTATCAAAAACAATATCATAATTTTAGATGATGAAAGTATCATGATAAATCATAGTTTTTATCTAATCGGACGAAGTGATAAAAGCTTCTTTAAAAATTCCAAACGAAAAACAATATTTCAATTAATGGAACCTTTAGATACGAATAAATATATGATTCTGTTAGATCATCAACCACTAGAACTTAAAACTGCCGCCTCCCTTGGAGTAGACTTACAACTTTCCGGACATACTCACAATGGCCAAATATGGCCAGTTGGCTTAATTGCAAAGATATTCCATGTTAATGAGCTAAATTATGGGAATGAGAAAATTGATAACTACAATGCTATTGTGACATCCGGTATTGGTTGCTGGGGATCTCCGCTAAGACTTGGTAGTAAATCCGAGATTGTTTTTATCCAAGTGACCAATTCTAAGCAAAGCTTCCAAAAATAG
- a CDS encoding Na+/H+ antiporter NhaC family protein, whose translation MYATIWALVPPIIAIGLALITKEVYFSLFVGILTGALFYSNFNLEKTISTVFVSGVISKLSDVDNVGILIFLVVLGIMVSLMNKVGGSAAYGKWAGQKITTRRGAMLATFGLGALIFVDDYFNCLTVGSVMRPVTDKYKISRARLAYIIDATAAPICIIAPISSWAAAVSGVVEGNDGFTLFLRSIPYNFYALLTIVMVVTMAIMQFDFGPMRKHEENALKGDLFTTGNRPFEDGEVVTNGKGKVIDLILPVLVLIVCCVLGMVYTGGFFHGEAGFMEAFANCDASLSLVYGSFLALVVTFFFYIVRRVLSLKEFAESFTDGFKAMVPAILILIFAWTLSGITRMLGADVFVANIVQNSAGALQLFLPAIIFAISVGLAFATGTSWGTFGILLPIVVAILEPGSEMLIISISACLAGAVCGDHVSPISDTTIMSSAGAQCDHMNHVTTQLPYALIVAAVSLVAYIIAAFIQNVWISLPIAIALMLIVLFVMNAKYGKDSGIQ comes from the coding sequence ATGTATGCTACGATATGGGCATTGGTCCCACCGATTATTGCGATTGGTTTAGCATTAATTACGAAGGAGGTTTACTTCTCCTTATTTGTTGGTATTTTAACAGGTGCATTGTTTTATTCTAACTTCAATTTGGAAAAGACAATAAGCACAGTGTTTGTATCTGGCGTAATTAGTAAGTTGTCTGATGTTGATAATGTTGGAATCTTAATATTCTTGGTTGTCTTAGGTATTATGGTATCACTTATGAACAAAGTTGGCGGTAGTGCTGCTTATGGTAAGTGGGCAGGGCAGAAGATTACGACAAGAAGAGGGGCTATGCTAGCTACTTTTGGCCTTGGAGCATTAATTTTCGTAGATGATTATTTTAACTGTTTAACTGTTGGTAGTGTTATGAGACCGGTTACTGATAAGTATAAGATAAGTAGAGCGAGACTGGCTTATATTATCGATGCAACAGCAGCTCCAATCTGTATCATTGCACCGATTTCTTCTTGGGCAGCAGCAGTGTCTGGAGTTGTAGAGGGAAATGATGGATTTACATTATTTTTAAGATCGATCCCTTATAATTTCTATGCACTATTGACTATTGTAATGGTAGTTACTATGGCAATCATGCAGTTTGACTTTGGTCCTATGAGAAAGCATGAAGAAAATGCATTAAAGGGTGATCTTTTTACAACAGGAAATCGTCCGTTTGAAGACGGAGAGGTAGTAACCAATGGAAAAGGAAAAGTTATCGATCTTATCCTTCCGGTTCTTGTCTTAATCGTTTGTTGCGTATTAGGAATGGTTTACACAGGTGGTTTTTTCCATGGAGAAGCTGGATTTATGGAAGCCTTCGCTAATTGTGATGCTTCCCTTAGTTTAGTTTATGGTTCTTTCCTCGCTCTTGTAGTTACGTTCTTTTTCTATATTGTAAGAAGAGTGTTATCACTAAAAGAATTTGCGGAATCATTTACAGATGGTTTCAAAGCTATGGTTCCAGCAATTTTAATATTGATATTTGCATGGACATTAAGTGGTATTACTCGTATGCTTGGAGCTGATGTTTTTGTGGCTAATATAGTTCAAAATAGTGCAGGAGCATTGCAATTATTCTTACCTGCTATTATCTTTGCTATTTCAGTTGGTTTGGCATTCGCAACTGGTACCTCCTGGGGAACTTTTGGTATACTTTTACCAATCGTAGTTGCTATACTTGAACCAGGTAGCGAGATGTTAATCATATCAATTTCTGCTTGTTTAGCAGGTGCTGTTTGTGGAGATCATGTCTCCCCAATTTCTGATACTACAATCATGTCATCAGCGGGGGCACAGTGTGATCATATGAATCATGTTACTACACAGCTTCCTTATGCATTAATTGTAGCAGCGGTAAGTTTGGTAGCCTATATTATAGCTGCATTTATACAAAATGTTTGGATTTCACTACCAATAGCGATTGCATTAATGTTAATCGTTCTTTTCGTTATGAATGCTAAATATGGTAAAGATTCGGGAATACAATAA
- a CDS encoding MATE family efflux transporter, whose protein sequence is MFKLENKEKNYLLLKEKKLYQAFLYLALPVMAANLLKSVHDLVDTYFIGQLENSVAAQAGIAITWPLLDIFLSLSTGLAIAGVAIISQFLGAKDNESAREYSGLLFILSIGIGLVVNVLLFLFSPLVLHSMGAKEGVYDSGLIYLQVRSFEMVFLFLFTAFQSMRQARGDTVTPVILSVISILINIVLTALFTSVLNMGVFGAAIGTLIGQAAIAPAILFMMFRKSDELSIRKEHLRIKKDTMKKLIHIAMPSAASQALSSLGFLILQTVILSYGEVVAAAFSLGNKVSNLLLIPIMAIGSILAAFVGQNIGASNKERARKSYHASRNIALILSIVGCFLIFPFRSKMLNLLTNDSETLKVAMEYMIWVLITQPLMALFQNYMGVFNGSGNTRYSFTIASARLWAVRLPLILIFKQFTNLGRSGIWYAMVISNIIILILAQNLFRKVDFERKV, encoded by the coding sequence ATGTTTAAATTAGAAAACAAAGAAAAAAATTACTTATTATTAAAAGAAAAGAAGTTGTATCAGGCGTTTTTATATCTTGCGTTGCCTGTTATGGCTGCAAATCTGTTAAAATCAGTTCACGATTTGGTAGATACCTATTTCATAGGGCAGTTAGAAAATTCAGTAGCTGCCCAGGCAGGGATAGCTATTACTTGGCCGTTACTTGATATATTTCTTTCCTTAAGTACTGGATTAGCTATAGCTGGAGTTGCTATTATCAGTCAATTTCTAGGTGCTAAGGACAACGAGTCAGCTAGAGAATATTCTGGTTTGTTGTTTATCCTTAGTATAGGAATCGGTCTAGTTGTGAATGTGTTGTTGTTTTTATTTTCGCCTTTGGTTCTTCATTCAATGGGAGCAAAAGAAGGGGTTTATGATTCTGGTTTAATTTATCTTCAAGTACGTTCTTTTGAAATGGTATTTCTATTTTTATTTACTGCGTTCCAGTCAATGAGACAAGCACGAGGGGATACTGTAACACCAGTCATATTATCAGTAATTTCCATTCTTATTAACATTGTGCTTACTGCATTGTTTACCAGTGTATTAAACATGGGGGTATTTGGTGCAGCAATAGGGACACTAATCGGACAAGCCGCAATTGCTCCTGCAATATTATTCATGATGTTTCGTAAGTCTGATGAACTCTCCATTAGAAAAGAACATCTTAGAATAAAAAAGGATACGATGAAAAAACTGATTCATATTGCGATGCCATCTGCAGCTAGTCAGGCTTTAAGTTCCCTAGGATTTCTGATTTTACAAACTGTTATCCTAAGTTATGGGGAAGTAGTGGCAGCAGCTTTTAGCTTAGGTAATAAGGTGTCTAATCTATTATTGATCCCGATTATGGCAATAGGTTCTATCTTAGCAGCATTTGTTGGGCAGAATATAGGAGCCTCGAATAAGGAGAGAGCAAGAAAATCATATCATGCCAGTAGAAATATAGCCTTGATTTTATCGATAGTTGGATGCTTCCTTATCTTCCCGTTTCGATCTAAGATGCTTAATTTATTAACTAATGATTCGGAAACATTAAAAGTAGCAATGGAGTATATGATTTGGGTACTAATAACTCAACCATTGATGGCACTCTTTCAGAATTATATGGGAGTATTTAATGGTTCTGGTAATACAAGGTATTCCTTTACTATTGCATCCGCAAGGCTATGGGCAGTTCGTTTACCTTTAATTCTTATCTTTAAGCAATTTACTAATTTGGGTAGAAGCGGAATTTGGTATGCAATGGTGATTAGTAATATCATAATTTTAATATTAGCACAGAATTTATTCCGTAAGGTTGACTTTGAGAGAAAAGTGTAA
- a CDS encoding substrate-binding domain-containing protein, with amino-acid sequence MRLFKRGIISFMLIVIVLTACKKKEKESSSEEISLPTGMEVLTNQPTQTVTPTPTKTGVPTKPPSPTQTPSPTIKVIPEKTVFTFEVQPINIPQDMEVPHMSKEEFPKLDGSTANIPLGEALYCYITNATKEEAKKDLKFYKTPDAYKNLMYEQSDILIVYEPPQSILEDMHKYNYELEFKPLGRDALVFLGNETNPVSNLTKEQIMNIYTGAVTNWKELGGKENEILAFQRPESSGSQTLMEKLAVPSDKIMRGPTVKSIEEMSGLVDAIAQYNNKSNAIGYSVYYYANYMYQQPGLKFFSIDGISPTDETIQSGEYPYVNDFYVVIRKNEPKDSKARLLYEWLTSIEAQKLVAGAGYVPVVNVEQQKLDLPIDTIEPKPISIKEDEYVVIHNSNAQQEPLGDVLLNRYVKEVLIFSGKRVLIDANLLCKKTDWLILQSIRPQFGLPDEGSHYQYELYDLSSTKYITDRKYDRLYQLNNDIYIARVDAEESILSFLFSNKKHLDFQEKNNQYYDYAVSKNRLFVSNNHEISLYDNQGELIKTIPISNEGHLSKVEGVELSNYVQFRYQQNNSYFLYLISEQGDIIKADTFLNKTKWKSQAGIISDVIYDEKGNIWTAIYVDGNLLVVSLAGKVQFQFKAMVESSGLMFYPGYIRLYNIESDKPYYYDWDGKEIGGKVGEEFGFLNFNLIVCRQNGFTMYNQYQKEHYDIKVKNYNRDQFYGMEGYMIPNLVSFEAEGKNGEVKEYTYYGDKLLLNKRAFAIRELKDYIVIGSDNYSYVFTKTGKKVYESEKGERIRDLILGEQLYVYVEQGNYRGIKDMNGNFLYRTYSPNLDD; translated from the coding sequence ATGAGGTTATTCAAAAGAGGAATTATTAGTTTTATGCTGATTGTAATAGTGTTGACTGCATGTAAGAAAAAAGAGAAAGAGAGTTCTAGCGAAGAGATATCACTTCCAACTGGTATGGAGGTTCTAACGAATCAACCTACGCAAACAGTGACACCAACACCAACAAAAACAGGTGTTCCAACCAAACCACCATCACCAACCCAAACGCCTTCACCAACTATTAAAGTGATTCCAGAAAAAACTGTGTTTACTTTTGAAGTGCAACCAATCAATATTCCACAAGATATGGAAGTACCACATATGTCGAAAGAAGAATTTCCAAAATTAGATGGTTCTACAGCAAATATTCCACTCGGTGAGGCATTATATTGTTATATAACGAACGCAACAAAAGAAGAAGCAAAGAAAGACTTGAAGTTTTACAAAACACCGGACGCTTACAAAAATCTAATGTATGAACAGTCTGACATTCTGATTGTATATGAGCCACCACAGAGTATATTGGAGGATATGCATAAATACAATTATGAACTTGAGTTTAAGCCTTTGGGACGTGATGCATTAGTGTTTCTTGGAAATGAAACGAATCCCGTATCAAATCTCACCAAGGAACAAATTATGAATATCTATACGGGGGCAGTTACAAATTGGAAAGAACTTGGCGGTAAAGAGAATGAAATATTAGCTTTTCAACGTCCGGAGTCTTCGGGAAGCCAAACTTTAATGGAAAAGTTAGCGGTACCATCTGATAAAATTATGAGAGGACCAACAGTAAAGAGTATTGAGGAAATGAGTGGTCTAGTGGACGCAATAGCACAATATAATAACAAAAGTAACGCAATCGGATATTCTGTTTATTATTATGCGAATTACATGTATCAACAACCTGGACTTAAGTTTTTTTCCATTGATGGTATTTCACCAACGGATGAAACAATACAAAGTGGAGAATATCCATATGTAAATGATTTTTATGTTGTAATACGTAAAAATGAACCAAAAGATTCGAAAGCTCGTTTACTTTATGAATGGCTCACTTCTATTGAGGCTCAAAAATTAGTGGCTGGGGCCGGTTATGTGCCTGTTGTTAACGTAGAACAACAGAAACTAGATTTACCAATTGATACGATTGAACCAAAGCCAATTTCCATCAAGGAAGATGAGTATGTGGTTATACATAATTCAAATGCTCAACAAGAACCATTAGGTGATGTACTATTAAATCGTTATGTAAAAGAAGTACTGATATTCTCTGGAAAAAGAGTTTTAATTGATGCTAATCTTCTGTGTAAAAAAACAGATTGGCTTATTTTACAAAGTATAAGACCACAGTTTGGATTACCAGATGAAGGAAGTCATTATCAGTACGAATTGTATGATTTAAGTAGTACGAAATATATAACTGACCGAAAATACGACAGATTGTACCAATTAAATAATGATATTTATATTGCTAGAGTCGATGCGGAAGAAAGTATCTTGTCATTTTTATTCTCAAATAAAAAACATCTGGATTTTCAAGAAAAAAATAACCAATACTATGATTATGCTGTTTCTAAGAACAGATTATTTGTATCCAATAACCATGAAATATCTCTATACGATAATCAAGGGGAATTAATTAAAACGATACCAATTTCAAATGAAGGCCATTTAAGTAAAGTGGAAGGAGTGGAGCTTTCTAATTATGTCCAGTTTCGTTATCAGCAAAACAACTCATATTTCTTATACTTGATAAGCGAACAAGGGGATATCATTAAAGCGGATACATTCCTTAATAAGACCAAGTGGAAATCACAAGCTGGAATTATTTCTGATGTCATTTATGATGAGAAGGGGAATATTTGGACAGCTATTTATGTAGACGGTAATCTGCTTGTAGTTTCATTGGCTGGAAAAGTACAATTTCAATTTAAAGCTATGGTGGAAAGTTCAGGGTTAATGTTCTATCCAGGATATATTAGACTCTATAATATTGAGTCGGATAAACCTTATTATTACGATTGGGACGGGAAAGAGATCGGTGGAAAAGTGGGAGAAGAGTTTGGTTTCTTAAATTTTAATCTGATTGTTTGCCGCCAGAATGGATTTACTATGTATAACCAATATCAAAAAGAACATTATGACATCAAAGTAAAGAACTATAATAGAGATCAATTCTACGGAATGGAAGGTTATATGATTCCAAATTTAGTTTCTTTTGAAGCCGAAGGGAAGAATGGAGAAGTAAAGGAATATACTTATTATGGTGATAAACTTCTTTTAAATAAACGTGCTTTTGCGATACGAGAATTAAAAGACTATATTGTTATAGGAAGTGACAACTATTCTTATGTCTTTACAAAAACGGGAAAAAAAGTATATGAGAGTGAAAAGGGTGAACGGATTCGCGATCTTATACTTGGTGAGCAATTATATGTTTATGTAGAGCAGGGAAACTATCGGGGGATTAAGGATATGAACGGAAATTTCCTTTATAGAACTTATTCACCAAACTTGGATGATTAG